Proteins from a genomic interval of Lolium perenne isolate Kyuss_39 chromosome 1, Kyuss_2.0, whole genome shotgun sequence:
- the LOC127317133 gene encoding histone H2B.1, whose protein sequence is MAPKAEKKPAAKKPVEEEPAAEPAAKAPAAKKPKAGKSLPAGKTAAKEGGEKRGRKKGKKSVETYKIYIFKVLKQVHPDIGISSKAMSIMNSFINDIFEKLAGEAAKLARYNKKPTITSREIQTSVRLVLPGELAKHAVSEGTKAVTKFTSS, encoded by the coding sequence ATGGCGCCCAAGGCCGAGAAGAAGCCGGCGGCCAAGAAGCCCGTCGAGGAGGAGCCCGCGGCGGAGCCGGCGGCGAAGGCGCCTGCCGCGAAGAAGCCCAAGGCCGGGAAGAGCCTCCCGGCGGGCAAGACCGCCGCCAAGGAGGGCGGCGAGAAGAGGGGCcgcaagaagggcaagaagagcgTCGAGACCTACAAGATCTACATCTTCAAGGTGCTCAAGCAGGTCCACCCCGACATCGGCATCTCCTCCAAGGCCATGTCCATCATGAACTCCTTCATCAACGACATCTTCGAAAAgttggccggcgaggccgccaagcTCGCCCGCTACAACAAGAAGCccaccatcacctccagggagatCCAGACCTCCGTCCGCCTCGTCCTCCCTGGCGAGCTCGCCAAGCACGCCGTCTCTGAGGGCACCAAGGCCGTCACCAAGTTCACCTCCTCTTAG
- the LOC127317144 gene encoding histone H3.2, with protein sequence MARTKQTARKSTGGKAPRKQLATKAARKSAPATGGVKKPHRFRPGTVALREIRKYQKSTELLIRKLPFQRLVREIAQDFKTDLRFQSSAVSALQEAAEAYLVGLFEDTNLCAIHAKRVTIMPKDIQLARRIRGERA encoded by the coding sequence ATGGCCCGCACGAAGCAGACGGCCCGCAAGTCGACCGGCGGCAAGGCGCCGAGGAAGCAGCTGGCGACGAAGGCGGCGCGCAAGTCGGCGCCGGCCACCGGCGGCGTGAAGAAGCCGCACCGCTTCAGGCCCGGCACCGTGGCGCTGCGCGAGATCCGCAAGTACCAGAAGAGCACGGAGCTGCTCATCCGCAAGCTGCCCTTCCAGCGCCTCGTGCGCGAGATCGCGCAGGACTTCAAGACCGACCTCAGGTTCCAGTCATCCGCCGTGTCGGCGCTGCAGGAGGCCGCCGAGGCGTACCTGGTGGGGTTGTTTGAGGACACCAACCTCTGCGCCATCCACGCCAAGCGCGTCACCATCATGCCCAAGGACATCCAGCTCGCGCGCCGCATCAGGGGCGAGAGGGCATAG